From a region of the Bradyrhizobium sp. KBS0727 genome:
- a CDS encoding methylmalonyl-CoA mutase — MTTVAKSAALDELAIPPPAPRTPSGIDVPLLATPDMVREPDPGQPAQFPFTRGIFPDGFRGRLWTIRQYSGFGTAEDSNARYRFLLDQGQTGLSVALDLPTQCGYDPDDPMARAEVGKVGVSISNLSEMEILFDGIDLSKISTSFTINGTAAIIFAMYCACADKKGVPRAKLTGTIQNDILKEYVARGTWIFPVRPSMRLIADTILFSNDATPRFNPISIAGAHVRDAGSTAVEEMAYTLANGLAYVDELLRRGGDATKFAKRLSFFFYVHMDFFEEVAKFRAARRVWAKMLRDRYGVVDDKALHFRFGVVCGGSSLSAAQPYNNIVRVGIETMAAVLGGAQSIFTCAYDEAFQIPTEFSAEIALRTQQIVAYESGISKTVDPLGGSFYVEYLTDRMEEEILKVMDDIDGYGGVVKAIEDGWLQMRLAERATERRRKIDSLDTVIVGQNAFRRENQTDDFGEVFKLDPKGAARVLEKFEAIRARRDNVAVRKSLDALAVAAANDQENLMPYLIDCCHAYATVGEIVARLKQGWGEFQEPVRL; from the coding sequence ATGACAACCGTCGCCAAATCAGCGGCTCTTGACGAGCTCGCCATTCCGCCGCCCGCGCCCCGCACGCCTTCGGGCATCGACGTGCCGTTGCTGGCGACGCCCGACATGGTGCGCGAGCCGGATCCGGGTCAGCCGGCGCAGTTCCCGTTCACCCGCGGGATTTTCCCCGACGGTTTCCGCGGGCGGTTGTGGACGATCCGGCAATATTCCGGCTTCGGCACCGCCGAGGACTCCAACGCCCGCTACCGGTTCCTGCTCGATCAGGGACAGACCGGACTTTCGGTCGCTTTGGATCTGCCCACCCAGTGCGGTTACGATCCCGATGACCCGATGGCGAGGGCCGAGGTCGGCAAGGTCGGCGTATCGATCTCGAATCTCTCCGAAATGGAGATCCTCTTCGACGGCATCGATCTTTCGAAGATTTCAACCTCTTTCACGATCAACGGTACAGCGGCCATCATCTTTGCGATGTATTGTGCCTGCGCCGACAAGAAGGGGGTGCCGCGCGCGAAGCTGACCGGCACCATCCAGAACGACATCCTGAAGGAATATGTCGCGCGCGGAACCTGGATCTTCCCGGTGCGCCCCTCGATGCGTCTGATTGCCGACACGATCCTGTTCTCCAACGACGCCACGCCCCGTTTCAATCCGATATCGATCGCAGGTGCGCATGTGCGCGATGCCGGATCGACCGCGGTCGAGGAGATGGCTTACACCCTTGCAAACGGTCTTGCCTATGTCGACGAACTGTTGCGTCGCGGCGGCGATGCCACCAAGTTCGCCAAGCGGCTAAGCTTCTTCTTCTACGTGCATATGGACTTCTTCGAGGAAGTCGCAAAGTTCCGCGCCGCGCGCCGCGTCTGGGCCAAGATGCTGCGGGACCGCTACGGCGTCGTCGACGACAAGGCGCTGCATTTCCGCTTCGGCGTCGTTTGCGGCGGCTCCTCGCTGAGCGCAGCGCAGCCCTACAACAACATCGTTCGCGTCGGAATCGAAACCATGGCCGCCGTACTCGGCGGCGCGCAATCGATCTTCACCTGCGCGTACGACGAAGCATTCCAGATCCCGACCGAATTCTCGGCCGAAATTGCCTTGCGAACGCAGCAGATCGTTGCGTACGAGAGCGGCATTTCGAAAACGGTCGACCCGCTCGGCGGCAGTTTCTATGTCGAGTACCTGACAGACCGCATGGAAGAGGAAATTCTGAAGGTGATGGACGACATCGACGGCTATGGCGGTGTCGTCAAGGCCATCGAGGACGGCTGGCTGCAGATGCGTCTTGCGGAAAGGGCGACGGAACGGCGTCGCAAGATCGACTCGCTCGATACGGTCATTGTCGGCCAGAACGCATTTCGCCGCGAAAACCAGACCGACGACTTTGGCGAGGTGTTCAAGCTCGATCCGAAGGGGGCCGCGCGCGTGCTTGAGAAGTTCGAGGCGATCCGCGCCCGTCGCGACAACGTGGCGGTCCGGAAGAGTCTCGACGCTCTGGCGGTGGCCGCGGCGAACGACCAGGAGAACCTGATGCCGTATCTGATCGATTGCTGCCACGCCTACGCGACGGTGGGAGAAATCGTCGCGCGCCTGAAGCAGGGTTGGGGTGAATTCCAGGAGCCTGTCCGGCTATGA
- a CDS encoding cobalamin B12-binding domain-containing protein, whose protein sequence is MSNLKGKRILIAKPGLDGHDIGAKIIALALRDAGAEVIYTGLRKTPGFIARVAVDEDVDAVGLSLLSGSHNELVAETMRELRALDAGDIPVFVGGTIPADDRAALIDAGVMAIFTAEMRLDDVIAEVARALTPVQVA, encoded by the coding sequence ATGAGCAATCTCAAGGGAAAGAGAATTCTGATCGCAAAGCCCGGCCTGGACGGTCACGACATCGGCGCGAAGATCATCGCGCTGGCGCTGCGCGACGCCGGCGCCGAGGTCATCTATACCGGGCTGCGCAAGACCCCTGGCTTTATCGCGCGGGTCGCCGTCGACGAGGACGTCGATGCGGTCGGCCTGTCCCTGCTTTCCGGGAGCCACAACGAACTGGTCGCCGAAACGATGCGGGAGCTTCGGGCACTCGATGCCGGCGACATTCCCGTGTTTGTCGGCGGCACCATTCCGGCGGACGATCGGGCAGCGCTGATCGATGCGGGCGTGATGGCGATCTTCACCGCCGAAATGCGGCTTGACGATGTGATTGCCGAGGTCGCGCGTGCCTTGACGCCTGTGCAGGTTGCGTAG
- the meaB gene encoding methylmalonyl Co-A mutase-associated GTPase MeaB, with product MAAPSRKPAERLDRRALGRALSRIANASVAEALAGMRENPNGARRIGITGPPGAGKSTLIGRLARQRLDNGAAVAVVAIDPTSPHTHGAILGDRIRMDAVADDPRLFIRSLASRGANDGLADNIADVLATLDGYPFDEVILETVGVGQAEYAVRALVDTLVLVLVPESGDQIQAMKAGMLEMADIYVVNKADLPGAQKVASELKSVIKLRQRLAADWEPPVIMTGSQGSDDVATLSEAISRHLAFVQRTRNEDDVRRMRREYHLKSLVTRSVADILAKDPKGMDCSLREAYEHIVESLKARRL from the coding sequence GTGGCAGCCCCTTCGCGTAAACCGGCGGAACGGCTCGATCGGCGCGCGCTCGGGCGGGCGCTTTCGCGTATCGCCAATGCTTCCGTGGCGGAAGCGCTGGCCGGCATGCGCGAAAATCCCAACGGCGCCCGGCGGATCGGGATAACCGGACCGCCCGGCGCCGGGAAGAGCACCCTCATCGGCCGTCTGGCGCGACAGCGACTCGACAATGGCGCCGCGGTGGCCGTCGTGGCGATCGATCCGACGAGCCCCCATACCCACGGCGCCATCCTTGGCGATCGCATCCGGATGGACGCCGTCGCTGACGACCCCCGGCTGTTCATTCGATCTCTCGCAAGCCGCGGCGCAAACGACGGCCTTGCCGACAATATCGCCGACGTGCTGGCGACGCTGGACGGCTATCCATTCGACGAGGTGATCCTGGAGACGGTTGGCGTAGGTCAGGCCGAATATGCCGTACGGGCGCTGGTCGACACGCTGGTCCTGGTGCTGGTCCCGGAGTCCGGCGACCAGATCCAGGCCATGAAGGCCGGGATGCTCGAGATGGCGGACATCTACGTCGTCAACAAGGCGGATCTCCCCGGGGCGCAGAAGGTGGCGAGCGAACTCAAGTCAGTCATCAAATTGCGCCAGCGGCTCGCCGCAGATTGGGAGCCGCCCGTGATCATGACGGGCTCGCAGGGATCCGATGATGTCGCGACCCTGAGCGAGGCGATCTCTCGCCATCTTGCCTTTGTGCAGAGGACGCGGAACGAAGACGATGTTCGTCGCATGCGCAGGGAGTATCACCTCAAGAGCCTCGTCACGCGGAGCGTCGCCGATATCCTGGCGAAAGATCCGAAAGGAATGGATTGCTCGCTGCGCGAGGCGTACGAGCACATTGTTGAGAGTTTGAAGGCGCGACGCCTTTAA
- a CDS encoding PaaI family thioesterase, with translation MFETQSRDVEEYTVTVSPETSAYHPFAEMMKLRIDERSPGRSTCSIEVAPGIHHNPHHVAHGAVLYALADTGMGAALYPALNDGEICVTIEIKITYFRSAPAGIVRCETVLLNHGRTIANLDSRLYLDDTLIAQANGNFAILKRKGHAVAAP, from the coding sequence ATGTTCGAGACACAATCACGCGACGTGGAGGAATACACTGTGACGGTTTCACCTGAGACATCCGCATATCATCCGTTCGCCGAGATGATGAAGCTCCGCATTGACGAGCGAAGCCCGGGGCGTAGTACCTGTTCGATTGAGGTCGCCCCGGGTATTCACCACAATCCGCATCATGTCGCCCACGGTGCTGTACTTTACGCTCTGGCTGACACGGGCATGGGCGCGGCGCTCTACCCAGCCCTCAACGATGGTGAGATATGTGTCACCATCGAGATCAAGATCACCTATTTTCGTTCGGCTCCCGCGGGTATTGTCCGTTGCGAGACAGTTCTACTCAACCACGGGCGGACGATCGCAAATCTCGATTCCCGGCTCTATCTCGACGATACGCTGATCGCGCAGGCCAACGGCAACTTCGCAATCCTAAAGCGGAAGGGACATGCTGTCGCCGCTCCATGA
- a CDS encoding TetR/AcrR family transcriptional regulator gives MIAKSRRTRPAPQTRRAKAARRPLTDGKRHELSEDRRQVLIGEAARLFGNKGYENTSMRDIAAAVGILPGSLYHHFPSKEELFTAVYSFAVSQSLDAVETALAGRMDPWTRLEAASIAHMQGLLDKNRFAAVLVSHPLADRLPEAVITLRDKYEAVFKDLIAELPLPAGTDRRIFRLGLLGAMNWAMSWYRPGGETPASIARKLLSAVRHE, from the coding sequence ATGATCGCAAAAAGCCGACGCACCCGCCCTGCTCCGCAAACTCGACGTGCAAAAGCGGCACGCCGTCCGCTCACTGATGGCAAGCGGCACGAGCTTTCGGAGGATCGTCGACAGGTGCTTATCGGCGAGGCAGCGCGGCTGTTTGGCAACAAGGGCTACGAGAACACGTCAATGCGCGACATTGCCGCGGCTGTCGGCATCCTGCCCGGGTCTCTGTATCATCACTTTCCATCCAAAGAGGAATTGTTCACGGCCGTGTACTCCTTTGCCGTGTCGCAGTCGCTGGACGCAGTGGAAACGGCTCTGGCAGGTCGCATGGATCCGTGGACTCGCCTGGAAGCAGCCAGTATTGCGCATATGCAAGGCTTGCTGGATAAGAACCGCTTCGCAGCCGTATTGGTCTCGCACCCTTTGGCCGACCGCTTGCCGGAAGCGGTGATCACTCTCCGCGACAAGTACGAAGCTGTGTTCAAGGATTTGATCGCAGAGCTTCCGCTGCCCGCAGGAACCGACCGGCGCATCTTCAGACTTGGGCTGCTCGGAGCGATGAATTGGGCAATGAGCTGGTACCGCCCCGGCGGCGAGACGCCGGCGAGCATCGCGCGGAAATTGCTGAGCGCCGTCCGTCACGAATAG
- a CDS encoding class I adenylate-forming enzyme family protein, with protein MGAWEVKGPAKGACGSWRDVYPELAEKVTKIRAPAGRGIWWEGTEIWAYRDRPGNVSECLASNIARWPDREAYVFYPGGQRMTWRDVGAQVDRVAARLRHDFGFKKGDRLCLLMAGCPEYVISYLAIIQLGGVAVPVNLGLTAEGLAAQINKVGAKGLIVSPDVWSTKLKSVRASLDSVQAVFATGEEVPPGTLGYSVLTHAGAEPAPFEPVDEWDLCAISFTSGTTGVPKGTMAMHINALGCAQNVVIAAKGLDESDVNLCMPPLYHNTAVYADFLPALLSGGKCVIMAAFAPLDAIKLIEAERATWAVAAPIMLWMMMNRPEFRSHDCSTLKKIIFGGHASSETFINQLNKEFAPIAMVNAGSVSESTAVGFALPTEDAIRKITSCGLATPNTDIAIFDDSGNEILEPNIIGEVAYRGQQTNAGYWEEPGKTAEVFRLDGFVLSGDWAKIDEEGYLWLLDRKKDMVVRGGQNVYCIEVENKLYLHPKVLRAAVVGVPDHLFSERLKAVVVLKPGQSATEEEIRGHCAQHLARYETPEYVVFANTLPTNPAGKTLKKALVDFWGEPEGAAPARFAAFCASMPPGLMDMPHLRIDGRPATPREVLSELERSTEQGQHIAQILEEQGLSALTRPSEARFQK; from the coding sequence ATGGGAGCCTGGGAGGTCAAAGGACCAGCAAAGGGCGCATGCGGGTCGTGGCGCGACGTTTATCCCGAGCTTGCGGAAAAGGTCACCAAGATCAGGGCGCCGGCCGGGCGCGGCATCTGGTGGGAAGGCACAGAGATTTGGGCCTATCGAGATCGACCTGGCAATGTTTCGGAGTGTCTCGCTTCCAATATTGCGCGCTGGCCCGATCGCGAAGCTTATGTTTTCTATCCCGGCGGCCAGAGGATGACCTGGCGTGACGTCGGAGCACAGGTCGATCGCGTCGCCGCGCGGCTTCGGCATGACTTTGGCTTCAAAAAAGGCGACCGTCTCTGCCTGCTCATGGCAGGGTGCCCGGAATACGTCATCAGCTATCTCGCGATCATCCAGCTCGGCGGTGTCGCGGTGCCGGTCAATCTCGGGCTGACCGCGGAAGGGTTGGCGGCGCAGATCAACAAGGTCGGAGCCAAGGGGCTCATCGTCTCGCCGGACGTTTGGAGCACCAAGCTAAAGTCGGTGCGAGCCAGTCTCGACAGCGTTCAGGCGGTGTTCGCCACCGGCGAGGAAGTGCCGCCGGGTACGCTTGGCTATTCTGTGCTGACCCACGCCGGCGCCGAGCCGGCGCCGTTTGAGCCAGTCGATGAATGGGACCTGTGTGCGATCTCCTTCACTTCCGGCACAACCGGCGTGCCCAAGGGCACGATGGCCATGCACATTAATGCGCTTGGCTGCGCCCAGAACGTTGTGATTGCAGCCAAGGGGCTTGACGAAAGCGACGTCAATTTGTGCATGCCGCCGCTGTATCACAACACCGCCGTTTACGCGGACTTCCTGCCCGCGCTGCTCAGTGGTGGGAAATGCGTGATCATGGCGGCCTTCGCGCCGCTCGATGCGATCAAGCTCATAGAGGCCGAGCGGGCAACGTGGGCGGTGGCGGCGCCGATCATGCTTTGGATGATGATGAATCGTCCAGAGTTTCGAAGCCATGACTGTTCTACGCTCAAGAAGATCATTTTTGGAGGTCATGCGTCATCGGAGACGTTCATCAACCAGCTCAACAAGGAATTCGCGCCAATTGCCATGGTGAACGCTGGCTCCGTCTCGGAAAGCACCGCCGTCGGCTTTGCGCTGCCCACCGAAGACGCGATCCGTAAAATCACCAGTTGCGGCTTGGCTACTCCGAACACCGACATCGCGATCTTTGACGATTCCGGCAACGAAATCCTCGAACCCAATATCATCGGTGAAGTTGCGTACCGCGGCCAACAGACAAACGCGGGATATTGGGAGGAGCCGGGCAAGACTGCCGAGGTCTTCCGGCTCGATGGGTTTGTTCTGTCCGGTGACTGGGCCAAGATCGATGAGGAAGGCTACCTCTGGCTGCTGGACCGCAAGAAGGACATGGTCGTGCGAGGCGGCCAGAACGTCTACTGCATCGAGGTCGAGAACAAGCTGTACCTGCATCCGAAAGTGCTGCGGGCGGCTGTGGTTGGAGTGCCCGACCACCTCTTCTCGGAGCGCCTGAAAGCAGTGGTGGTGCTCAAACCCGGCCAGAGCGCGACGGAGGAAGAGATTCGCGGCCATTGTGCGCAACATCTCGCCAGGTACGAGACGCCCGAATATGTGGTCTTTGCGAACACCCTGCCGACGAATCCTGCAGGGAAGACGCTCAAGAAGGCTCTGGTCGATTTCTGGGGTGAGCCGGAAGGCGCCGCCCCCGCGCGTTTTGCCGCGTTCTGCGCAAGCATGCCGCCCGGGCTGATGGATATGCCGCATCTGCGAATCGACGGAAGGCCCGCCACACCTCGCGAGGTGCTCTCGGAATTGGAGCGGAGCACGGAGCAGGGACAACACATCGCCCAGATCCTGGAAGAGCAGGGCCTTTCTGCGCTGACAAGGCCAAGCGAAGCCAGATTCCAGAAATAG
- a CDS encoding cytochrome P450: MLNLDFADPTTNADPFPLFAQLRESDPIHWSSAMKGWVITRYEDVKHVAVTHSDMSADRLSPFFAAAPADRQSSYVHLMTYLGKWMVFRDPPEHTRLRRLFTKAFTSRSVKALEPNVEQIVGLLFDEMEQKSRSTGVVDWIADFAYALPATVMMDLLGVPREDLRLVKEWSDDIALFIGTARATADKYLRAEAGAKAMADYFRGIIAKRAADPRDDIISQLVAAREERDALTDDEVIATCILLLFAGHETTTNLLGNGLYYTMKFPDQWKRIKDDPSLVESAVEEWLRYDGPSGALVRVMTADVEFGNKQLLQGQRLFAFVNAANRDSGQFANSDRFDIGRSPNAHLTFGHGIHFCLGAPLARLEGQIALRSLIERFPDIALASTVAPEWKDSLVLRGLQSLPVRLR, encoded by the coding sequence ATGTTGAACCTTGACTTCGCCGATCCAACGACGAATGCCGACCCGTTCCCCCTCTTCGCGCAACTGCGGGAGAGCGATCCGATACACTGGTCGTCGGCCATGAAGGGATGGGTCATCACACGCTATGAGGACGTGAAGCATGTGGCGGTGACCCACTCCGATATGTCGGCGGACCGATTGTCCCCGTTCTTTGCGGCCGCGCCCGCTGACCGCCAGAGCAGCTACGTGCATCTGATGACCTATCTCGGAAAGTGGATGGTCTTCCGTGACCCGCCCGAGCACACGCGTCTGCGCCGACTGTTCACCAAAGCGTTCACATCGCGCTCGGTGAAGGCGCTCGAACCCAATGTGGAACAGATCGTCGGGCTGCTGTTCGACGAGATGGAGCAAAAGTCGCGCTCGACCGGAGTTGTCGACTGGATAGCCGACTTCGCCTATGCCTTGCCGGCAACCGTGATGATGGATCTGCTCGGTGTACCAAGGGAGGATTTGCGTCTCGTCAAGGAATGGTCCGATGACATCGCTCTCTTCATAGGGACTGCGCGTGCGACGGCCGACAAATATCTGCGCGCCGAAGCGGGCGCGAAAGCCATGGCGGACTACTTTCGCGGCATCATTGCGAAACGCGCAGCCGATCCGCGGGACGACATCATCAGCCAGCTCGTGGCGGCACGCGAGGAGCGCGACGCGCTGACGGACGACGAGGTGATTGCGACTTGCATACTTCTGTTGTTTGCCGGGCATGAAACCACGACCAATCTGCTAGGCAATGGCCTCTATTACACGATGAAATTCCCGGACCAGTGGAAGCGCATCAAGGACGATCCTTCACTGGTCGAATCGGCGGTTGAGGAATGGCTCCGATACGACGGCCCAAGCGGCGCGCTGGTGCGTGTCATGACGGCCGACGTCGAATTCGGCAACAAGCAGCTGTTGCAGGGTCAGCGCCTGTTTGCCTTCGTCAATGCGGCTAACCGCGATTCCGGGCAGTTTGCCAATTCGGACCGCTTCGACATCGGCCGGTCGCCAAACGCACACTTGACGTTCGGTCATGGCATTCACTTTTGCCTCGGCGCGCCACTCGCCAGACTTGAGGGACAGATCGCGCTGCGCTCCCTGATCGAACGGTTTCCGGACATCGCGCTGGCGAGCACAGTTGCTCCGGAGTGGAAGGACTCGCTCGTTCTCCGGGGCTTGCAGTCGCTCCCGGTGCGTTTGCGCTGA
- a CDS encoding LysR family transcriptional regulator, which translates to MDRLLQLEVFSKTAELGSLSRAAETLRMSNAAASRHLSALEDRLAVRLIERNTRRQWLTEAGQEFLQRCSTLLNELAEAEDAVSDRAVSPKGMLRVTSSLSFAMIYLAPMLCAFRALYPNLGVQIIAANRYPDFIEAGIDVAIRTREQEPDSNIIVRRIGQMRRVLAAAPSYLAGHDRPEHPADLARHDMLIYNLANDPYSLRLSKGNATQIVRIAPTLDSNDGQVIRGAALGGLGVLIQPLYIVQNDISAGRLVPVLMDWELPLLTMNIAYQNRARLPAKIRVFVDFLFNHIRKNSDPGIWILPKE; encoded by the coding sequence ATGGACCGCCTGCTGCAACTTGAGGTTTTCTCCAAGACGGCCGAACTGGGCAGTCTCTCCAGGGCCGCCGAAACGTTGCGAATGTCGAACGCGGCCGCGAGCCGGCACTTGAGCGCGCTTGAGGACCGGCTCGCGGTCCGGCTGATCGAGCGCAATACACGCCGACAATGGCTGACGGAGGCTGGCCAGGAGTTCCTGCAACGCTGCAGCACACTTCTGAACGAACTCGCCGAAGCAGAGGACGCGGTGAGCGACCGCGCGGTGTCCCCGAAGGGCATGCTGCGCGTCACAAGCTCGCTGTCGTTCGCGATGATCTATCTGGCGCCGATGCTGTGCGCATTCCGTGCGCTCTATCCGAACCTCGGCGTTCAGATCATCGCCGCCAACCGCTATCCCGATTTCATCGAGGCTGGCATCGACGTCGCGATCCGCACAAGGGAGCAGGAGCCGGACTCCAACATCATCGTCCGACGCATCGGTCAGATGCGGCGCGTGCTGGCGGCAGCCCCGTCCTATCTTGCGGGTCATGATCGGCCAGAACATCCGGCCGACCTCGCGCGCCACGACATGCTGATCTACAACCTCGCAAACGATCCCTACTCGCTGCGGCTCAGCAAGGGCAACGCGACGCAGATTGTCCGTATCGCGCCGACGCTCGACAGCAACGACGGACAAGTGATCCGCGGCGCGGCGCTTGGAGGACTCGGCGTCCTGATCCAACCGCTCTACATCGTACAGAATGATATTTCGGCCGGCAGGCTCGTGCCGGTCTTGATGGACTGGGAATTGCCGCTGCTCACGATGAACATCGCCTACCAGAACCGCGCCCGGCTGCCGGCCAAAATCAGGGTCTTCGTGGATTTCTTGTTCAATCACATCCGCAAGAACTCGGATCCAGGAATTTGGATCTTGCCGAAAGAGTAG
- a CDS encoding Dabb family protein, which translates to MSSPIKHIVMWRLRGETAAEQAAARTKVKNLFEGLRGQIDGLTHIEVGADVSQVDYACDVVLVSEFTDSAALKAYATHPEHLRVREELGDLRIGRFQVDYPVKETGA; encoded by the coding sequence ATGTCGAGTCCGATCAAGCACATCGTGATGTGGCGGTTGCGCGGGGAAACGGCTGCGGAGCAAGCCGCGGCCCGGACGAAGGTCAAGAACCTCTTCGAAGGCCTCCGGGGCCAGATCGACGGCCTCACACACATCGAGGTCGGCGCCGACGTCAGCCAGGTCGATTACGCCTGCGACGTAGTCCTAGTCTCAGAATTCACCGACAGCGCGGCCCTGAAAGCCTATGCGACCCATCCAGAGCACCTGCGCGTGCGGGAGGAGCTTGGCGACCTGAGGATCGGCCGCTTTCAGGTCGATTATCCCGTCAAAGAGACCGGCGCATGA
- a CDS encoding maleylacetate reductase — MIGSFTFENLPCRVVFGSGTLSSAKAEIERLGGERALVLTTPQQEPEGAKLGAALGPLYAGIFAGATMHTPVEVTEQALVAMKACDADCVVSLGGGSTTGLGKALALRTGVNQLCIPTTYAGSEMTPILGQTEKGLKTTVRDTAVLPETVIYDVDLTLTLPAGLAATSGINAIAHAVEALYARDTNPVTSLMAEEGIRALARALPVIVAKSDDRAARSEALYGAWLCGVCLGTVGMALHHKLCHTLGGTFDLPHAETHTIVLPHALAYNAPAVPEAMARISRATGAADAAQGLYDLAKRLGAKLALRDIGMPEAGIDKAADLAVTNAYWNPRPLERNAIRDLIARAWAGEPPVTIKAAA, encoded by the coding sequence ATGATCGGTTCGTTTACCTTTGAAAATCTGCCTTGCCGCGTCGTGTTCGGCAGCGGGACTCTCAGTTCGGCCAAGGCAGAAATCGAACGGCTCGGCGGTGAGCGCGCGTTGGTGCTGACCACGCCACAACAGGAACCCGAGGGCGCCAAGCTCGGCGCCGCGTTGGGTCCGCTTTATGCGGGCATCTTCGCGGGCGCAACGATGCACACGCCGGTCGAGGTGACTGAGCAAGCGCTGGTGGCGATGAAGGCGTGCGATGCCGATTGTGTCGTCTCGCTCGGTGGCGGATCGACCACGGGCCTCGGCAAGGCGCTGGCCTTGCGCACCGGCGTCAACCAACTCTGCATTCCCACCACCTATGCCGGCTCAGAGATGACGCCGATCCTCGGCCAGACCGAGAAAGGCCTCAAGACCACGGTGCGCGACACGGCCGTGCTGCCGGAGACCGTGATCTACGACGTCGACCTGACGCTGACGCTGCCGGCCGGACTCGCCGCGACCTCCGGTATCAATGCGATCGCTCACGCGGTAGAAGCGCTCTATGCGCGCGATACCAATCCCGTGACGTCGCTGATGGCGGAGGAAGGCATCCGCGCGCTGGCGCGGGCACTACCCGTCATTGTCGCAAAGTCCGACGATCGCGCGGCCCGCAGCGAAGCGCTCTACGGCGCTTGGCTGTGCGGCGTATGCCTCGGGACCGTCGGCATGGCGCTGCATCACAAGCTCTGCCACACGCTCGGAGGCACGTTCGATCTCCCGCATGCCGAGACGCACACCATCGTGCTGCCGCATGCGCTTGCCTATAACGCGCCCGCGGTCCCTGAAGCGATGGCGCGGATATCGCGCGCGACCGGCGCCGCCGATGCGGCGCAAGGTCTCTATGACCTCGCCAAGCGGCTCGGCGCAAAACTGGCGCTGCGCGACATCGGTATGCCCGAAGCAGGCATTGACAAGGCGGCCGATCTCGCGGTGACCAATGCCTACTGGAATCCGCGTCCACTCGAGCGCAACGCCATTCGCGACCTGATCGCCCGCGCATGGGCGGGCGAGCCGCCGGTCACGATAAAAGCGGCGGCGTGA